A genomic segment from bacterium encodes:
- a CDS encoding CsgG/HfaB family protein: MFKKISIVDTLLVFFIMAILGCTATRVVREERGVTLKETEKYEAELLGPRKKIAVVDFVDKTKYGRARLGSATSDILLTELGKAGRFILVEREKISEILKEQEFERSGQVDPSQIVHAGKLLGVNAIVTGSVSAFGVRTEGSNCILYGHKKQTAEATVDVRVIDVGTGEIIYTETGSGVADVKYITVLGIGTSGGYDETIEHEALRAAIVKFTRNLMYQVDKKITWYCRIAEVEADKVYLDAGRESRLDIGTVLVVKRPGKEIRSPETGIVIGRVEATVGKIEVTNYFGDDGAIARVVSGESPVSGDYARLE; this comes from the coding sequence ATGTTTAAAAAGATTAGCATTGTGGATACATTGCTCGTTTTCTTCATAATGGCTATTCTTGGATGTACAGCAACCAGAGTAGTTCGTGAGGAGAGGGGGGTAACTCTGAAGGAAACTGAGAAATACGAGGCAGAGCTATTAGGGCCCAGGAAGAAGATTGCTGTGGTTGATTTTGTTGATAAAACCAAGTATGGTAGGGCAAGACTTGGCTCTGCTACTTCAGATATACTTCTGACAGAACTTGGTAAGGCAGGTAGGTTTATATTAGTGGAAAGAGAAAAGATTAGCGAAATACTTAAGGAACAAGAATTTGAACGATCTGGTCAGGTAGACCCCAGTCAGATAGTCCATGCAGGTAAGCTACTTGGCGTGAATGCAATAGTTACAGGCAGTGTGTCTGCTTTTGGTGTAAGGACTGAGGGCTCAAATTGTATCCTTTACGGTCATAAGAAGCAGACTGCTGAAGCGACTGTGGATGTCCGGGTTATAGATGTTGGGACTGGTGAGATAATATACACAGAGACCGGAAGCGGTGTAGCTGATGTAAAGTATATAACAGTTCTTGGTATAGGGACATCTGGTGGGTATGATGAAACAATTGAGCACGAAGCATTGCGGGCTGCGATAGTTAAATTTACGCGTAATCTTATGTATCAGGTGGATAAGAAGATTACTTGGTATTGCAGAATAGCTGAGGTTGAGGCTGACAAGGTGTATCTTGATGCTGGCAGGGAAAGCAGATTAGATATAGGCACTGTGCTTGTAGTAAAGAGACCGGGCAAGGAAATAAGAAGCCCTGAAACAGGGATAGTCATTGGCAGGGTAGAGGCTACTGTTGGTAAAATAGAGGTCACTAATTACTTTGGTGATGATGGTGCAATTGCTCGTGTGGTATCAGGCGAATCACCAGTATCAGGAGATTATGCGAGATTGGAATAA